The genomic region GCGAGATTTACGGTCACGGTGGATTTACCCACGCCGCCTTTTCCGGAACCGATCGCGATCACTTTTTTAACTCCGGGAATTTTATTGGAATCGTCGAGCACGAGTTTCGGATCGACTTCGAACTTGATCTTAACCTTTCCGACTCCTTCGAGTTTGGTCAGGGTCTGACGGATCTGCGCCTCGAGTCCGATTTGAATTCTTCTGTCTTGGCTCGGGGTTTTCAGGAGAATATTCGTTTCTCCTTCTTGAATGTCCAGGGAACCGACCATACCGAGGGATACGATATCCTTTTTGAGTTCGGGGTGTTTGATCTTTGTGAGTTCTCTTTGAATTTTGACTGCTTCGATTGTTGCCATTCTATTCCTTTTCCGAGTAGGAAACTAGGGGAGCTTCCGTAAATTTAGACTGTTCCGTATTATAAGTATATCTTTGAATTTTGACGTTGCGTTTTTGAATTTCCAAGGTGTGAAATCCGCATTCGTGACGACGATCCGAAAGCCTTGTGCTGGACGCCGAATTCACAACGTAATAAGGCAATTCTTCTCCGGGTTGTTTTACCCAATTCGTGTGAACGTGCCCGTGTAGATACGCAAGAGGAGGTTTTTCCTTTAAGAGAGAAGCCACCTCTTCCCGATTGAGAAGTTTATGATGAACCGTTTCCTGTCTGTCCGCGGGATTCCAAATCGGATGATGACAAACCAAAACGTAATCGCCGATTTTTTTCTCCGTGAGAATTTTTTTTGTCTGCGTCACGACTTCCGGTTGAATTCTTCCGTACGCATCGAGAATCGAAAGAGGAACGCTCGAATCCCAACCTACAAAATGAAGATCGCCGATTTTTTTGATTCGGATATAATGCGCGTTATGCGAAATTGATTGGCCGGAAAGATCCGAAAAATATCTTTCGTAAAACGCGTTTTCGCCTACGGACTGTTTCATGTAACGATCGTGGTTGCCGGGAATGTAAAAAACCTTTTCGCGGGGCAGTTCGCTTAACAATTTTCCGGCGGTTCTAAATTCTTCCTCGTGCGATACGTTTGTGATGTCGCCGGATACTACGATCGCGTCCGGTTTCGTTTTTTGGATAAACCCGAGAATGGATTCCCAGATCTCTTTCGGATATTTTTTCTTTCTTCTCAGATTGTAGTTCAGGTAGCCTACGAACATCTTTCCTTTGAGTTGAAAGAAGGGCACTGGGGTCGGAAAGTGTAAGTCTGAAAGGTGAACGATCTTCATTCGGCTTTGAAAAGTTCTAAGATTCCCAACACATCGCCTTTACGAACGATAGATCCTTTCTCTTTTATAATTTGCGTTAGTTTTCCTTTGACGGGAGACTCCATCGGGAAGCAAGCCTTGTCGGTTACGAGCTCTAATACTTCCTGACCGGGTTCTATGGAGTCACCTAACTTCGAATTCCAATGAACAAGTTCGATCTTATCGGTATCGCCTAGGTCCGGCGTGATCAATTCAAAAATATCGGATTTTGGTTCCATGATTTAAAACAAACTTGCGTAAAAGACTTTGCGCATCAATGATACCTAAAAAACTCGGTGGGGATATATGGCAAACCAGAAAACAGCGCTGAAAGGTAGCGAGATTCTGAAAAATATCGAGGCTTTAAAGAAGAAGAAATTCTTTCACCTTGAACTCAAAGGTCTTACAAAACCCACCCGCGATATCTTATCCGAACTCGTAAACGGAATCCTCGATGAAATCGGTGCGAACCCTTTGGCGGGTTTTCATCTCTTTAGCGGTCTTATGGAGGCCCTACTCAACGCGATCAAGGCAAACATCCGCCACATCATCTTCCGAGACGAACTCTTAAAAAAATTAGCCGAGGGAGAATCCAGTCATCAAGACGCGGAAGAACTTTTGGAAATCATCATGGAAACCTCTCTTCTTCGGGACGCGATGCATCGTTATATCGTTCCCGATAAGGTGAAAAAACAAGTGCAGAGCGTTTTATCCTTAGAGGATAAGATTCGCACGAAGAAAAAGGTTCTTTCGGAAACCGAAAAGGTTTTTTTAACGGACGTTCGCGCAAAGATCAAGAAATACAATATGAATATCTCTTTGAAAATTCGGATCACTCCGGAAGAACTCAGCTTTCGGATTCGAAACGATTCTCCGATCCATCATTTGGATTTTCAAAGAATTCAGGATTCCAGAATCAAACATAAGGAACTCTTCGATCAAGGCAATTCGGCCGATTTTTTCCGTCCGGAATTCTTGAACGAAAAAGAAAGCGCGGGTTTCGGAATTGCGATGATCGACGAAGGATTTTATTCCATCGGTTTGAATCCGTTGGATCTTCTTACGATCACATCCGGAGCAAGAACCACGACCGTTTACATGAAGTATCCGATCGCCGGTTTAAAAATGGATTTTTGAGATAGATTCGATTTCGATTTTTTTGAATTTCTTCGTTTTGTTTTGTTAAGCGACTTCGGAAAGTCGCTTAACAATTCTTAGATAGAAAAATCGAACCTGGATTCGCGTTCTTTCTCGGCATCTCGTTTCCCGTTCGATCCTTGATTCTTTTATTTAGGATCGATCCGATAGATCTTGCCGCTTCCGAAATCGCTTAAGTAAACTTTTCCCGCCGCGTCTTTTCCGAAAGAAGAAATCAAAACCGGCCATTTCCCTAACGTATAAACTTTTTTGGCGGGTTGACCGGAAACCTCGGGAAGTTCCAAAGCCCAGATTCTTCCGGAAACGAAATCCGCAAAAACGTATTTTCCGTTTAAATCAGAGATCGCCTTATTTGAGTAAACGTATCCGCCCGTGATCGATTGCCCTTCTTCCCTTCCGTATTCATAGATCGGATCGCTAAGGCCCTCTTGGCTGCAATTCTGCTTCGGTTCGAAACAATGGGAGGCTTCTTTAATATTCCATCCGTAGTTTTTTCCGGCTTCTACGATGCTTACTTCTTCCCAAAGATCCTGTCCTACGTCGGCTACGATCAATCTTCCTTGAGGATCAAAGCTATATCTCCACGGATTTCTAAAACCGTATGCGAACGTCTCGGGAGCGCAACACGCGTTGTCGATAAAAGGATTGTCCTTCGGAACCGAATATCCTTTTCCACCTTCGGGAGAATTCACGTCGATCCGAAGCATACTTCCGAGTAATGTTTTCGGATTTTGTCCGTTCTTTTTCGGATCGTCCTTCCAACCGCCGTCGCCCCAACCTACATACAAGTAACCGTCCGGTCCGAACGCGAGTTGTCCCGCATTGTGATTCGGATACGGTTGAAACACTTCCATCACGATTCTTTCGGACGTGATTTTGGATTTATCCAATTCTTTCGGAGAAGAAACGATCCATTCGCTCACACGGCTTGTGTCCTTTCCGTTTACCTTAAGAACGTAGTTGAGATAGAGTTTTCCATTCTTTGCAAAGTCCGGATGAAACGCGAGACCGAGAAGTCCTTGTTCCGCTTCGGAAAGAACATTCAAAGTCAATAATATTCCGCTTTCGTTTTTGCGAACCTTGCCCCAACGTAAGGTCCCTTTTTGTTCCGTGACGAGAAAGGTTTCGTTTTCTCCCGGAGGGAATTGAATGTCCGTGGGTTGTTGAAAACCCGCCGAAACTTCTTTCAGAGAAATGACTATTTTTTCCTTGGTTGCGTCTTTACCCGAATAGTTCGGTTGGAGAAGATTCGGATCGCCTTCGGACTTGTACTTATCGGGCGCGCCCAATACTTCTACGAGGGTTTTTTGAATCCATTCGCAACCGTTCAAAAATGCAAGCGACGCAAACAGAACGAAGGCGATGGAAATTTTTTTCCAATCGGGACGAAAAGGAAACCTAACGTTTGAAATTTGTAATGGAGATTGCATGGACCTATATGCCTCTCTTTTTCAAAAGAGGTCAAATAGAATCCGTGTTCTTTTTTTAAAGAATATACTGACTCAGATCCTTATCCTGAATCACACCTTGCAAACGATCGGCGACGTATTTACCGTCGATCTTTACCTTTCTCTGATTTTCCGGAAGATCCGGGCCTTCGAAACTAACTTCTTCGAGAAGACGTTCCAAAATCGTGTTGAGTCTTCTGGCTCCGATGTTCTCGTGTTTTTCGTTCATGTCGTAGGCGATTCTTGCGATTTCCTGAATTCCATCGGGCGAGAATTCCAAATGAATCCCGTCCGTGGAAAGCAAAGCTTCATACTGTCTTGTCAAAGAAGAACGAGGCGCCGTGAGAATTTTTTCAAAGTCTTCTCTGGAAAGTTTTTCCAGTTCGACTCGGATCGGAAATCTTCCCTGCAACTCCGGAATCAAATCCGAAGGTTTTGTCATATGAAACGCGCCCGCCGCGATAAAAAGAATATGATCGGTTTTGACAGGACCGATCTTTGTGTTTACCGTCGCACCTTCGACGATGGGAAGAAGATCTCTTTGAACCCCTTCTCTCGAAACGTCGGCTCCGCTTTTTCCTTCCCTTCCCGCGATCTTATCGATTTCGTCCAGAAAGATGATTCCCATCTCTTCCACTCTGCGGAGCGCTTCTCTTTGCACCTTGTCGGGATCTAAAAGTTTTTCAGCTTCGGATTCTTCCAAGGCCTTCAACGCTTCCTGAATTTTGAGTTTTCTTTTTTTATTCTTTTTCGGGAGCATATCTCCCAAAACGTTTTGCAGTTGATTGTCCAGATCGTCCAAGTTGCCGGCTCCGAACACCTGAAGCATCGGAATTTGGGAAGCGCTCGGATTCGGAAGATCGAGTTCCACTTCTTGATCGTCCAGTTTTCCGGTTTTTAATTTCTTTCTCATAAATTCTCTGGTTTCGAGAAAATGAGTTTTTCTTTCCTCTTCATCGGCTAACGGTGATGAGGCGGCAAAGCCCATTCCTTGTCCGCCGTGTTTGTTTTCACCGGGAAACGGAAGAAGAATGTCAAGAAGCGCCTCTTCCGCTTTTTGTTTTGCGGTTTCTTCCACCTTGGTTCTAAATTCTTGTTTTACCAGATTCATGGAGATTACGGCGAGATCCCGGATCATGGATTCCACATCTCTTCCGACATAGCCGACCTCGGTATATTTCGTAGCTTCCACTTTTAAAAAGGGCGCTCCGCAGAGTTTGGAAAGTCTTCTTGCGATTTCCGTTTTTCCCACTCCGGTCGGTCCGATCATGATGATGTTTTTCGGATAAATCTCCTCTCTCATTTCCGGATCCAGTTTTTTACGTCTGGTTCTGTTTCTGAGAGCGATGGCGACCGCCTTCTTCGCGTTCTTTTGGCCGATGATATGTTCGTCCAACTTGGTTACGATTTCCCGAGGAGAAAGTTCCTCTTCGGCGGACGATATGAGGTCTTGGTCTTTTGGATGATCTGTCATAACTGTATCTTTAAAGAATTTCTTCTATCGTGATATGATCGTTCGTATAAATGCAAATCTCCGCCGCGATTTTCATCGAGGATTCCACGATTTCTTTTGCCGAAAGATTCGTGTGATTGTAAAGGGCTTGCGCGGCGGCTAATGCGTAGTTTCCGCCGGAACCGATCGCGATCACACCTTCGTCCGGAGAAATTACGTCCCCGGTTCCCGAGATCAAAAAAGATTCTTCCTTGTCCGCGACGATCAACAACGCTTCGAGTCGTCGAAGCATTCTGTCCGTTCTCCATTCTCTTGCAAGTTCCACCGCGCTTCTGGAAAGACTTCCTCCGAATTCCTGAACCTTTTTTTCGAAAAGTTCGAACAGAGTAAACGCGTCCGCCGCAGAGCCCGCAAAGCCGGAAAGAATTTTACCGTCGTAAAGCCTTCTTACTTTTTTCGCCGTATTTTTCATGACGGTGTTTCCCATGGAAACTTGTCCGTCTCCTCCGATGGCTACTTTTCCGTTTTTGCGTACACAAAGAATTGTTGTGGAACGAATTTTATTTTCTGGCATGGGGATGGGCCTTTCTATAAACCTCTTTGATTTTTTCCTTACTCACGCTCAAATAAATCTGAGTCGTGGAAAGGGAAGAATGTCCGAGCAATTCCTGCACCGCTCTGATATCCGCACCCGCGTCGAGAAGATCGGTCGCAAAGGTATGTCTGAATTTATGGGGTGTGATCGTTTTTTCCCAACCCATTTTTTTTCTTCTTTCATTCAAAATATAACGTACGCCCCGGGTCGTCAGTTTCTTTCCTTTTTGATTCAGAAAAATTTCCTCGGCTTCGGGGAAAAATCCGTTTCGATACTCCAGATATTTTTGAAGAGAAGCGACCGCTTCCTTACCGAAGTATACGAATCTTTCCTTTTGACCCTTTCCGAGAACTTTGAGAATCGTTAGATCCTTGGAGAGCGCTGAAAGTTTCGCGTTCACAAGCTCGAAAACGCGGAGCCCGGAAGAATATAAAACTTCGATCATGGCCCTGTCTCGGATGTCCAAAATCTCCGAGGTTCTTTCCGCTTCGAATTCCAAAATTTCTTCGGTTTCGTTGATTCTAAAATTTTTCGGAATTTCCCTTCTTACCTTGGGAAAGCTGATCTGCATCGCGGGATTGGAAACGATCAAATCTTCTCGGAGAAGCACCTTGTAGAAGGTTCTGAGCGAGGATAATTTTCTGCTCTGAGATCTTCGGTCGAGTCCGTGTTGTTTGGCGAGATACGCGAAGTAGGAACGGATATCGACGGGTTCGATCTGAAGAATATCGAGTTGTTCTTTTTGACAAAAGTCGAAGAAGAATTTCAGATCGATGCTGTATGCGTTTAACGTATTCTGCGAATAATTCTTTTCGATTCTTAGGTAAGTGATGAATTTCTCAGCCGCCTCGTTTTGCGACGCGGATGCGAATTGCGGAAGTCGGAAAGGATAATCGCCCAATTGAATACTCCGTAAATAATTTCTTTACAGCGCGATCGGACTTAACTTCGTTTTAGCTAAGGAAAGGTCGCGCGAACCGAAGCGCTTGGGCCCGGTTCTATTTATTTATCGGAGAGTTTCTGAAATCCGTTTTTCCTTTCTCGGATCCAATCGGAGATTTTTTGCAAAGACAACTTGACCAGCTCGGGAATTTTTTCTCGTTCTTCGGGACGAAAATTGGAGAGTACATAATCGGGAACTTCCGATGCTGTCGAAGGTTTTCCGACTCCGAATCGCAAACGGAAGAATGTATTGGTTCCGAGTTTTTCGACGATGTCTCTGAGACCGTTGTGACCCGCGTGCCCGCCGCCGCCTTTGAGTTTCAATTTTCCGAATTCAAAATCGATTTCGTCGTGGATGACCAAAATGTTTTCGGGAACAATTCCGTTCTTCTTTGCGATTTCCGCAACGGCCTTTCCGGAAAGATTCATAAACTCGAGAGGTTTCAGATAAAAGAGAGTGATTCCGTCCTCGTCCGTTCTCGCAAGGGAATACTTGGAGTTCGTTTGATAAACGCCTCCGGAAGAAGAATCTAAAAACGCGTCGAGGATCACAAAACCGATGTTATGCCGGTTGTGTACGTATTTCTGGCCGGGATTTCCGATTCCCACCAATAAAAGTTTTAGGTTTGCCATGGTTGCAGGATCTGATTGAGCATTTTTTCCGTTGCATGAACGGCCGCAATCGTTTGATCCGGGTGAACTCCCATCGTTTTAAAAGTCTGATCCTCTTCCAAATCGAAAGATTTGTTCCAGGTAATCATGGTTTCCACGAGCGCGTCCGTTTTTCCGCCGGGAGGAATTCTTACCTCGTAGTCCAAGAGTTTCGGAATGCTGATTCCCAAGCGGTTCGTGATTTTCGTAAGAGCGTTCATAAACGCGTCGTATCCGCCGTCTCCTTCCGAAATTTCCTTGTGAACCTTTCCCTGATATTCGATTTCGATCTGAGCGTGCGGTCTGATTCCGATGCCGGAATGTATATTACAAGATTTGATTGTAAGAACCTTTTCTCCGGTTCTACCGGAAACGTCTGCGATGATAAACGGAAGATCTTCCGGAGTTACGAGTTTGTTCTGATCTCCGAGTTCGATCACTCTTTCGAGTACTTTTTGAAGCACGACGTCGCTGAGCACCATTCCGAGTTGTTTTACGTTTTCGGAGATGCTCGCTTTGCCCGCGAGTTTGCCTAACGCGTAACTTCTTTTTCTTCCGAAACGTTCGGGGAGAATCGGGTTTGCGTACAGATTTCCTTTTTTATCCCCGTCCGCGTGAACTCCCGCGGTTTGTGTGAACACGTCTTCTCCCACGATCGGTCTGTTTGCGGAGATTCTTTTTCCGCTGAACACTTCCACAAGTCGACTCGCTTCCGTGATCGATAATTCGTTTACGTTCGTCTTCGCTCCGGATTTATCGTGGATCGCGGTGATGAGGGCTTCCAACGGAGTATTTCCCGCTCGTTCTCCGAGACCGTTCATGGATGCGTGAAGTCCTTTGACCCCGGCGCGGATCGCCTGGAGACTATTCGCTACGGAAAGATCGTAGTCGTTGTGTCCGTGAAATTCGAAATGAAGATTCGGATATTTTTGAAGAAGGGAATCCACTCCTTGAAACGTTTCTTCGGGAGAAAGAACGCCTAACGTGTCGGGAAGAAAAATCCTTTCTATATGTTCCTTGCTCAAGTGTTCCACAAGGGCCATCACGTAGTCGGGGCTGTTTCTAAAACCGTTCGACCAATCTTCCAGATATACGTTGACTCTGAGTCCGTTTTTGATCGCGTATTCGATGACGAAGGAAACGTCCGTGAAAAATTCCTTAGGAGTTTTGTTTAACTGTTTTTCCAAGTGATGCAAAGAACCCTTGGTAAGAAGATTCAAAACCTTTGCGCCGCTGTCCCGAATCCAATCCACGGTTTTGTTTCCGTCCACAAATCCCAGAAGTTCGATTCGATCCGTGAGTTTTTCGGATTCGGCCCATTCTATGATTTTTTGTACGGTTTCAAATTCTCCCTTGGAAACGCGGGCGGATGCAATTTCGACTCGATCCACATTGAGTTTTTGTAATAAGAATTTAGCAATATTCAGTTTTTCGGAAGTGGAAAAGCTGACTCCTCTGGTTTGCTCTCCGTCTCTCAGGGTTACGTCTAAAATTTCCAATCTAGTTTCTGTTTTTGTCATCTGAGATACCTTTTGAGAGTTTCCTTATCCGGACCTAGTATTTCGACCAAGGTGGAACCCGGGTTGGAAATTCCGTATGTCGAATAGTCGATCTCTTTTAGAAAATCGTGGGACCGGATCGTATCCATCGCCAATTTTTTAAGAATTCCTTCTCCGATTCCGTGAACGATTTCAATCAGAGTTTCTCCGGCTAAAAATGCTTCCTGGATTTCCCTTTCGAGTTTCTGCTGCGCTTCCTCGAACCGTAGCTTTCGGATATAGATCGTTTTCGCGCCTGAATATCCTGATTTGACGGAATTTTTTTTCATCGATCCGGGACTCTCTTCTTCGTACCAGTGTTTTTTTGTTCGGGAGTACAGAAAACAAAGAATTTCATTTTTTATGCTTTCACTCTCTGAGCGATTCGGTACAATTTTCAATCCATCCATCCTATCAAAATGAGGCAGGTTCTAAAACCTTGAGCGAACAACCAGAATCCAAAACGGAAACGGCAAAGTTAGTGGATAAAAAACGAATCGCGATCTGCGGGGGAACCCTCGGCCGCGAGAATCGGTATTACGTTCGGGGTCAGGTTGTGGACGCGGGAATCACGGAGGAGATGCGGGACGATTCTCGCTGGGATTTGATGAACGGACTTTTCGAAGGTCAGGAAACGGAAATCACCCCGTTTTTGGATTACGGTTTAGAACCGGTTCGAAAACCCATTTTGGTCGCGGAAATCTGGGACGAATCGGACAATCTCGTCCATCAATCTCCCGAAATCAAAGGAGACGACGGAGGATTTTTCTTTCACGAATTCACGAAACCTTTGAGTCCCGGAAAGTATACGTTTCGCATTCATTTTAGAAGATTGGATTCCTACAGACAATTCACAAAGGATATCGCGTATCTCAATCAAAAAGGAAAGAGCGAAATTTCCGGTCAATCCCTGATCGGAAAAGGCAAACTCCGAATTCTTCCCGAAAACTTCGACGGTTACGTTACAACCTCGGACATCGATCAAACGTATTTGGCGACGGACATTCATTCGAACAAGGGGAAACTTTCCACGTTATTCGAAACACCGCAGCAAAAACTTCCTCTTCCGGGAATGCCTGCTTTGTATCGGGAAATCCGAATGGCAACCGATGATTCTCCCCTTTGTTTTATTTCCGCAAGTCCTCATTTTTTTAGAAGAACCCTTTTGACCACGATTCGAAATCATTCCATCGTTACGGAATCTTTGCATCTCAAATATCTCGAAGGAACGATCAAAGGGATCGTGGAAAAATTTTGGGATTCGGTGACCCATCCGACGAAATTTATCACCGATGGAATTTTAGGCTCCGTGGAAAGAATCCGAAAGTTCGCGGGCGCTTCGTTTCAAAGTTTGTTCGATCAGATGAGTTATAAACTTACGATTCTTCTTCGGGATCGTTTGTATCTTCCCACGAACGCGAAGGAAATTCTGATCGGAGACAACACCGAAAGCGACTATCTCATCTTTATCCTGTATCAATACATTCTTTGCGGTAAAATGAAGGGAAAAGAACTCGAAGAATACTTGTATCGTTTGAACTTTTTAGGAAGGGACGCGATCACAAGAGACGCCGCGAAAACGATTCAGGAACTCGGGGATGAAAACCGAAAGATTCACGGAGACGTGAATTCGGTTTCCTTGGTTCTCATCAATAAAACTTCGCAAGGCCCCGATGAAGAGGAAATGCACTGGAACGTTCAGAGCGCTCTTCCCGCGGGAATCGATCCTTTCAAACAAAAAGAAGTTCATCCGTACATTCTTACTGAGGGCGCTCCCGGTTTCGCGGTCGTATTGCAGGACAATGGAATCTTGGATACTTCCGCCGTGTTTCGGATCGTCGCGGAAATGGCGGGAGAATGGATGGAAGGAAAAGTGATCGATTCCGTCGCGCTTATGGATTGGATTCGAAATTTGACTCTTCCCGGAGATTATCAGGACGAAAAGGATCTGATCCTGGAAGGTCTTAAAAAAGCCCTGGAAAAGGAAGAGATTTCTTAAAATCTAATTTAGAATTTTAGAATCTTTGGAATATTAGAACTTTATAAAATTCTTGTCGCTTCTGTTTTTGAATATAGCGTTTTCCGATTGTCGCTCTTTTGTGCTTGGCTGGCGATTCTTGTTTTGCAGTTTGCGGTTCGTATTAACGATGCGGTCTTTTGTTTTACCGAGAATTGGCGGCTTTGGCCGCTTTTGTTTTTTGTCTTCGGTGCCAAAAAAACAGAATCGCAATCAGCGCGATGAGAGTGACGATGATTCTATTATAAATTTCTAAAAAGCCCAGAACGTCTTCCCAATGCGAACCGAGATAGAAACCGGAGCCGATTAAAATTCCGCACCAAAGAATCACCGCTCCCGTAAACACTCCGAAAAAAAGAATCGGATTCATCTTTACCATTCCGGCGACGATCGAAACAAAAAACCGAATTCCCGCCGAAAACCGACTGAACAAAACGACTACGATCGAATTTCTTTGAAACCAGGATAACGTCTTGTCGATCGATTCTTCGTCGTAGAGCGAATCCTTAAACGGAAATTCCTTTTTTTGGATCCATTGCAGAAAAACTTCTCCGAAACGATACATGATCCAGGCCCCGAATAAGTTTCCCGCCAAGGTGCTTGTTACCAGCTCCACCCAACCGAAAGAATGTAGATTTCTCGCCACGAGAAAACCGCCGAACACGGTGATCGTATCTCCGGGCCAAGGAGGAAAAACGTTTTCCGCAAAGTTGGAAAAGGCGAAAAAGAGCCAGAGAAAAATCGGGTCCGTTTCGGAAAGACGGTTGAGAATTTGGATCAGCGTTTCCTGAAAAGTCATGAAGTATGAATAAAAGAATTGTCAGTGATCGACCATAGGGTTCAAGTAAAAAAAGTGAACCCTACTCGTTTCCATTCTTTCCATCGTTTGACCCTCGGCCTGGCCGTATCTTTCCTGTTTTTTTGTATCACCGCATCCGCGTTCGGCGACACGCCGAATTCGAAAAAAACGGAATTGTATCGTTACAATAAACTCACCTTACAAAACAATCCGGTTCGAAACCCGAGATCGCTTCCGATCGAATTTGTTCCCGAAGGTTCGGATCTGATTTATTCCACCGAACTCAAATCGGAACGAGGATATTTCGATACGAAGGAATCCTTTCTTCTTTTTACGCACGTATTCCAAAAGAAACAAATGGAAGTGTATTACGCTTCGATTTTTAAATCCCTTTATTGGAAGGTTTTGCAGGAAGAAATCACGGATTCCAAAACCGTGATTATGGCCGAAAGCCAAAACAAAAAAGTGGTCACGATTCAAATCGAAGCCGTGGATATCGGAAGCAGAATCAAACTGTTTTATAAAAAATCGGGAAACTAAGTCCATGCTCGAGCCTGTTCATCATTCGAATCCGGAACCCGGAAAATATACGTTTTTGATTTTTTTCTCGATTCTATTTATCTTTGCGATCGGAGTTTTTTTTCTCGTATTTCGGCCTTATTTGTATTCTTCCTTGATGGCCTTGATCTTATATCTCGCGACTCGAAGACAACACAAACTTTTGAAAGGATATTTGGGCGAAAAGTTTCAATGGCTCGTACCTTGGATCATGATCACGCTCGTATCGATGATCGTTTTGATTCCTTCGTACTTCGTGATCCGCACGTTGATCGGGGAAGCGCTTTCCATTCTTTTTAAACTGAGAATTTCGTTAAGCGAAGACAAGGTCATCGAAACCCTGATGAACTTCGCGATGCTCACCGATTTCATCACGGACAACGAATTCTTCTGGGTCAAGGTTCCCGAGATCTACGGAGAATTTGCGGAGAACTACGTCGACATTCTGAACTTGGACAGCATCTACGGAATTTTGAGCAACGCGTCTTCGTTTATCTTGGGAAACATAGAATTGCCGACCGGGATTTTGATGAATTTGTTCTTCGCACTTTTGGTTTTGTTCTTTCTGTATCAGGACGGGAAAAAAGTGGAACGATTCATTTTGGACAATCTTCCCTTTTCCAGACAACTCGA from Leptospira kmetyi serovar Malaysia str. Bejo-Iso9 harbors:
- a CDS encoding phosphatase domain-containing protein; translated protein: MSEQPESKTETAKLVDKKRIAICGGTLGRENRYYVRGQVVDAGITEEMRDDSRWDLMNGLFEGQETEITPFLDYGLEPVRKPILVAEIWDESDNLVHQSPEIKGDDGGFFFHEFTKPLSPGKYTFRIHFRRLDSYRQFTKDIAYLNQKGKSEISGQSLIGKGKLRILPENFDGYVTTSDIDQTYLATDIHSNKGKLSTLFETPQQKLPLPGMPALYREIRMATDDSPLCFISASPHFFRRTLLTTIRNHSIVTESLHLKYLEGTIKGIVEKFWDSVTHPTKFITDGILGSVERIRKFAGASFQSLFDQMSYKLTILLRDRLYLPTNAKEILIGDNTESDYLIFILYQYILCGKMKGKELEEYLYRLNFLGRDAITRDAAKTIQELGDENRKIHGDVNSVSLVLINKTSQGPDEEEMHWNVQSALPAGIDPFKQKEVHPYILTEGAPGFAVVLQDNGILDTSAVFRIVAEMAGEWMEGKVIDSVALMDWIRNLTLPGDYQDEKDLILEGLKKALEKEEIS
- a CDS encoding AI-2E family transporter, with translation MLEPVHHSNPEPGKYTFLIFFSILFIFAIGVFFLVFRPYLYSSLMALILYLATRRQHKLLKGYLGEKFQWLVPWIMITLVSMIVLIPSYFVIRTLIGEALSILFKLRISLSEDKVIETLMNFAMLTDFITDNEFFWVKVPEIYGEFAENYVDILNLDSIYGILSNASSFILGNIELPTGILMNLFFALLVLFFLYQDGKKVERFILDNLPFSRQLEEQVGRKVTSAVQTVIRGNLIISILQGTAIYILLLIAGISSPFLYASLAAFFSIIPVVGTSVVWLPIGLYILFLENNPMMAVFFMGSGLFFYLALENFVKPRMLDKKLQVHPLLIFLSLIGGIKEFGIMGLVVGPVAVTLVVILWDFWKLYRRELILSKGHR
- a CDS encoding Smr/MutS family protein is translated as MKKNSVKSGYSGAKTIYIRKLRFEEAQQKLEREIQEAFLAGETLIEIVHGIGEGILKKLAMDTIRSHDFLKEIDYSTYGISNPGSTLVEILGPDKETLKRYLR
- a CDS encoding DedA family protein is translated as MTFQETLIQILNRLSETDPIFLWLFFAFSNFAENVFPPWPGDTITVFGGFLVARNLHSFGWVELVTSTLAGNLFGAWIMYRFGEVFLQWIQKKEFPFKDSLYDEESIDKTLSWFQRNSIVVVLFSRFSAGIRFFVSIVAGMVKMNPILFFGVFTGAVILWCGILIGSGFYLGSHWEDVLGFLEIYNRIIVTLIALIAILFFWHRRQKTKAAKAANSR